GCTTCAATCGGTCACCATGACATCCATCACCATGTGCGACTTGCACGGGGCATAGGCCTTTACCTCTTTCACCTGGAGAACCTCGAACCTCCTAGCACCAGATGCCTTGGCGAATGCCTTCACCATCTTTCCCGGTATCTCATCGACCGAGCACACATCGTGATAGTGGATGATCCCGCCCTTCTTGATAAGGTCCATAGCCTTGGGAAGGCTGGCCTCGGTCGAGCCGATGTAACCCATGACGATCCGGTCGGCGATGTTCTCATAGGGAAGTGAACGGTTATCTCCCAGGTAGGTCTCCACTATGCTTTCGACCCCGTTAAGGACCAGGTTCCTTCTCAGATAGTGGTGGGCCAAGGGATTGATCTCGCAAGCTATCACTCGCTTTGCATGGGCAAGCTTGGCCAGCGGCAGTGTGAAGTAACCGATGCCGGCGAACATGTCCACGACGGTCTCCCCGGTACAGTCGAGCTCTCCCATGCGTTTCTTCTCATCGAAGTTGCCGGAGGAGAACATCAGCTTGGCCACGTCCAACTGGTACAGGATCGCGCCCTCATGATGGACGGTCACCGTTTCCGAGCCGTAGACGACCTCCATCTTCGGGGTGCGGAACTGGCCGTCGATGTATCCTCGCTCGTCCAGGACGGTCTTGGCGCCCAGTTCCTCAGCGTAGGTCTTGGCAATCCTCTTTAGATAGGGCCGTAGTTCTTGTGGGAACTTGGCGATGAGCACGTCGCCCAACATCTCCCACTTGTAAGGGAGCAGGTCCCCCAGCTCATCCGGTAAGGCCAGATCCTCCTTGATGATCTCAAAGGGTGCCCGATAGCGCTCCCTTTCCCGGGGGTATCCATCGACGATGACCAGGCATTCCTGGTCGATCACCTGCTGATCGACCTTTTCGGTAAGGGGCAGCAGAACGAATTCTCCTTGCTCGATGATCCTGACATCCTTGCGCACATAGCCTCTGATGTTCAGCCTCTTGCGGACCGTTTCCGCTTCCAGCCGGGCCACCTGTGCGCATCTCATGAGCGTTCAAAAAGGAGGCCGTCGATACAAACCTTCCGATTACTTGAACAGCAGCGAACCTAGTATCTGCGGTGAGAATCGAAGGAGTGAAGGCACCGAACGTAGGACCGCCGGTGCGAGCTCCGTCGGTCTATCGATATCTCCCGTTTCCAGTATCTCCTGGACCGCCGGTCGTGACATC
The sequence above is drawn from the Methanomassiliicoccales archaeon genome and encodes:
- a CDS encoding class I SAM-dependent methyltransferase family protein, encoding MRCAQVARLEAETVRKRLNIRGYVRKDVRIIEQGEFVLLPLTEKVDQQVIDQECLVIVDGYPRERERYRAPFEIIKEDLALPDELGDLLPYKWEMLGDVLIAKFPQELRPYLKRIAKTYAEELGAKTVLDERGYIDGQFRTPKMEVVYGSETVTVHHEGAILYQLDVAKLMFSSGNFDEKKRMGELDCTGETVVDMFAGIGYFTLPLAKLAHAKRVIACEINPLAHHYLRRNLVLNGVESIVETYLGDNRSLPYENIADRIVMGYIGSTEASLPKAMDLIKKGGIIHYHDVCSVDEIPGKMVKAFAKASGARRFEVLQVKEVKAYAPCKSHMVMDVMVTD